In a genomic window of Gemmatimonadales bacterium:
- a CDS encoding carbon-nitrogen hydrolase family protein, with amino-acid sequence MTSPRVVRVAAVQASPAWLDRERSLSRLGEWARRAAKDGAQIIAFGETWIPGYPAWVDSSPDAALWGHAGGRAVFARLAQNAVEVPGPASEAIGSLARELGVTLVVGVHERAGRTIYNALLTFGPDGALANHHRKLMPTYAERLVWGLGDGAGLKAVATGAARVGGLVCWEHWMPLARQAMHDTGEEVHVAAWPGVQEMHQIASRHYAFEGRCFVVAVGSILRVADWPPELPPAEKYARDPSGLALKGGSAIIAPNGRYLAGPVYDAEAIVAADCDLDEITREAMTLDVSGHYSRPDVLELKVNGGRQHG; translated from the coding sequence ATGACCAGTCCGCGCGTGGTGCGCGTGGCGGCCGTGCAGGCCAGCCCGGCCTGGCTCGACCGCGAACGGAGCCTGTCGCGCCTCGGCGAGTGGGCGCGCCGGGCGGCCAAGGACGGCGCCCAGATCATCGCCTTCGGCGAGACCTGGATCCCGGGCTACCCCGCGTGGGTGGACAGCTCGCCCGACGCGGCGCTGTGGGGACATGCCGGGGGCAGGGCGGTGTTCGCGCGGCTGGCCCAGAACGCGGTCGAGGTGCCGGGCCCCGCGTCCGAGGCGATCGGCAGCCTCGCGCGGGAGCTGGGGGTGACGCTGGTCGTCGGCGTGCACGAGCGCGCCGGCCGTACGATCTACAACGCGCTGCTCACGTTCGGCCCCGACGGTGCGCTCGCCAACCACCACAGGAAGCTGATGCCCACCTACGCCGAGCGGCTGGTCTGGGGACTGGGCGATGGCGCCGGCCTCAAGGCCGTCGCGACCGGCGCCGCCAGGGTCGGGGGCCTCGTCTGCTGGGAGCACTGGATGCCGCTCGCGCGGCAGGCGATGCACGACACGGGTGAGGAAGTGCACGTGGCCGCCTGGCCCGGCGTGCAGGAGATGCACCAGATCGCCTCACGTCACTATGCGTTCGAGGGCCGCTGTTTCGTCGTCGCCGTCGGGAGCATCCTCCGGGTGGCGGACTGGCCTCCGGAGCTGCCGCCCGCCGAGAAGTACGCCAGGGACCCGAGCGGCCTCGCCCTCAAGGGCGGAAGCGCGATCATCGCGCCCAACGGCCGGTACCTCGCCGGGCCCGTTTACGACGCCGAGGCGATCGTGGCGGCGGACTGCGACCTGGATGAAATCACCCGCGAAGCGATGACGCTCGACGTCAGCGGCCATTACAGCCGTCCAGACGTGCTGGAGCTCAAGGTGAACGGTGGGAGACAGCACGGATGA